A DNA window from Camelina sativa cultivar DH55 chromosome 13, Cs, whole genome shotgun sequence contains the following coding sequences:
- the LOC104737660 gene encoding uncharacterized protein At4g00950-like encodes MEAEKETEQEGNLTVMKLPVLPIKPNTHSHSDSMSSPIHSSIAATVPFSWEEEPGKPKQHSSSSSSSSSPLPSYSSSSPETHKSLELPPRLLLLEKDGGLATKLQSPITVFDGPYSMTRSKRMDSPSFRMMVKGSADCYGSFRSDIDGDLEDVEGDSKQKDTSSGSVALVKKRGRLGFFGFRRRKALKGKTEFGKGSYVFPSSVDRESKYSRNEEEDEDKGLGYGDADDISSSQSSRFCEVKISSISRTGSFSTLPKPPPSSSKTHFWTNVYSGLKQVVPWKNKKTTV; translated from the exons ATGGAagctgaaaaagaaacagaacaagaaggAAACCTGACAGTAATGAAACTACCGGTGTTACCAATAAAACCCAACACTCACAGCCACTCTGACTCTATGTCCTCACCTATTCACAGTTCCATAGCAGCTACAGTCCCCTTTAGCTGGGAAGAAGAGCCTGGCAAGCCCAAgcaacactcttcttcttcttcctcctcttcctcaccATTACCTTCTTATTCCTCATCTTCTCCTGAAACGCACAAGTCCCTGGAGCTACCACCAAGGCTACTCTTGCTTGAAAAAGATGGAGGACTAGCTACGAAACTGCAATCGCCCATCACTGTTTTTGATGGACCTTATAGCATGACGAGGTCAAAAAGGATGGATTCACCTTCGTTTAGGATGATGGTGAAAGGTAGTGCTGATTGTTATGGTTCTTTCAGGAGTGACATCGATGGTGATTTAGAGGATGTGGAAGGGGACTCTAAGCAGAAGGATACGAGTAGTGGCTCTGTGGCTCTTGTGAAGAAGAGAgggagattagggttttttgggtttaggaGGAGGAAAGCATTAAAGGGAAAAACAGAGTTTGGTAAAGGTAGTTATGTGTTTCCATCTTCCGTAGACAGAGAGAGTAAATACAGCAGAaacgaagaggaagatgaagacaaaGGCTTAGGCTATGGTGATGCTGATGATATTAGTAGCAGCCAAAGCAGCAGGTTTTGTGAAGTGAAGATCTCAAGTATTAGCAGAACAGGGAGCTTCTCTACTCTTCCTAAAccacctccttcttcttcaaagacTCACTTCTGG ACGAATGTGTATTCAGGACTAAAGCAAGTGGTTCCatggaagaacaagaagactaCAGTTTGA
- the LOC104737659 gene encoding dof zinc finger protein DOF4.1-like, protein MDHHQYHHHDHDQYQHQMTITNNLPYNTIVTTQPPPPTTTMDSTSATTMIMDDEKKLMTTMSTRPQEPRNCPRCNSSNTKFCYYNNYSLAQPRYLCKSCRRYWTEGGSLRNVPVGGGSRKNKKLPLLLPNSSTSSSTKNLPDLNPPFVFTSSPSNPSTTHDDNNEHSLSFSTPMQDKRAQGAYGHFTEQVVTGGQDGLFQAPMGMIQFRQEYDHDHQKKNLGFSLDRNEEGIGNHDNFVVNGGGNKMIYPYGGYEDQHNHHHQHVRHDDGNKKREGGSSNELWSGIILGGDSGGPTW, encoded by the coding sequence ATGGACCATCATCAATATCATCACCATGATCATGATCAATACCAACATCAGATGACTATTACTAATAATCTTCCCTATAATACCATCGTCACaacacaaccaccaccaccaacaacaacaatggattCAACATCAGCAACCACAATGATAATGGATGATGAAAAGAAGTTGATGACGACGATGAGCACCAGGCCACAAGAACCAAGAAACTGTCCAAGATGCAACTCAAGCAACACCAAGTTTTGTTATTACAACAACTACAGCTTAGCTCAGCCTAGGTACTTGTGTAAGTCTTGTCGGAGATATTGGACTGAAGGTGGTTCTCTCCGTAACGTACCCGTAGGCGGAGGttcaagaaagaacaagaagcTTCCATTACTACTTCCAAAttcctctacttcttcttccaccaagAATCTCCCAGATCTCAACCCTCCTTTTGTCTtcacatcatcaccatcaaacCCTAGCACGACCCATGATGATAATAATGAGCACAGCCTCTCCTTCTCCACCCCTATGCAAGACAAGCGAGCTCAAGGGGCCTACGGTCATTTTACTGAGCAAGTTGTGACAGGAGGGCAGGACGGTCTTTTCCAAGCTCCTATGGGTATGATTCAGTTTCGTCAAGAATATGATCATGACcaccaaaaaaagaatcttGGCTTTTCACTAGACAGGAACGAGGAAGGAATTGGTAATCATGATAACTTCGTTGTTAATGGAGGAGGAAATAAGATGATTTATCCTTATGGAGGTTATGAAGACCagcataatcatcatcatcaacatgtGAGACATGATGATGGTAATAAGAAGAGAGAAGGTGGTTCAAGCAATGAGCTATGGAGTGGAATCATCCTAGGTGGTGATAGTGGTGGACCAACATGGTGA
- the LOC104737657 gene encoding aluminum-activated malate transporter 10: protein MASQEAGKLEWRISVHNGTTERLVPRSGLSVRIFHWLKDLVMKVIVERIANFMRKAWRIGADDPAKVVHCLKVGLALSLVSIFYYMRPLYDGVGGNAMWAIMTVVVVFEANVGATFSKCVNRVVATILAGSLGIAVHWVATQSGKAEVFVIGCSVFLFAFTATYSRFVPSFKARFDYGAMIFILTFSLVSVGGYRVDKLVDMAQQRVSTIAIGTSICIIITVFFCPIWAGSQLHRLIERNFEKLADSLDACVAEYFKENEVSTNRNVDGDTNMKLQGFKCVLNSKGTEEAMANLARWEPAHGSFNFRHPWKLYVKIGAAMRRCAYCLENLSICINYESEAPDQVKKHFGEACMKLSSASSKILRELREMMKNTRKSSKMDFLVFDMNSAVQELQETLKTVPIETNKPKDEVPSEEDNNEDKVISMSLHEILPVATLVSLLIENAARIQTTVEAVDELANLADFEQDFKKKTGDNNTKQPPLSS from the exons ATGGCATCACAAGAAGCAGGGAAGCTAGAGTGGAGGATAAGCGTACACAATGGAACAACAGAGAGATTAGTTCCTAGATCGGGACTAAGTGTAAGGATCTTTCATTGGCTAAAGGATTTGGTAATGAAGGTTATCGTGGAGCGCATCGCAAATTTTATGAGGAAAGCTTGGAGGATTGGGGCAGATGATCCGGCCAAAGTGGTACATTGTCTGAAAGTAGGACTTGCACTTTCATTGGTCTCAATCTTTTATTACATGAGACCTTTGTATGATGGTGTTGGAGGAAATGCTATGTGGGCTATCATGACTGTTGTCGTCGTCTTCGAGGCCAATGTTG GAGCAACATTCTCAAAATGTGTAAACAGAGTTGTGGCAACTATATTAGCTGGATCACTAGGCATTGCTGTTCATTGGGTCGCCACTCAATCAGGGAAAGCTGAGGTTTTTGTGATTGGATGCTCTGTTTTCCTCTTTG CTTTCACAGCTACTTACTCGCGGTTTGTGCCGTCATTCAAAGCCAGATTCGACTACGGAGCAATGATTTTTATCCTCACATTTAGCCTTGTCTCAGTAGGCGGTTACCGAGTAGATAAGCTAGTTGACATGGCTCAGCAAAGAGTATCAACTATTGCAATTGGAACATCTATCTGCATTATCATTACTGTCTTCTTCTGCCCCATTTGGGCAGGATCTCAGCTTCACCGTCTTATTGAACGTAACTTTGAAAAACTTGCCGATTCATTAGACG CCTGTGTAGCAGAGTACTTCAAGGAGAACGAAGTCTCAACGAATCGAAATGTAGATGGAGACACTAACATGAAGTTACAAGGATTCAAATGTGTGCTTAACTCTAAGGGAACAGAGGAAGCCATG GCGAATCTAGCGAGATGGGAACCTGCACATGGAAGCTTTAACTTCCGGCATCCATGGAAGCTATACGTAAAGATAGGTGCTGCTATGCGCAGATGTGCTTATTGCCTTGAGAATCTCAGTATCTGCATCAACTATGAATCAGAG GCTCCAGACCAGGTCAAGAAGCATTTCGGGGAAGCTTGTATGAAACTGAGCTCAGCTTCTTCAAAAATCTTAAGAGAATTAAGGGAAATGATGAAGAACACGAGAAAATCATCGAAGATGGATTTCCTGGTGTTTGATATGAACTCTGCAGTACAAGAGCTTCAAGAAACCTTGAAAACTGTTCCAATTGAGACAAACAAACCTAAAGACGAAGTCCCATCTGAAGAGGACAACAATGAAGATAAAGTCATATCGATGAGCCTACATGAAATCCTTCCCGTTGCCACTTTGGTTTCGTTGTTAATCGAAAACGCAGCTAGAATTCAAACAACCGTCGAAGCTGTCGATGAACTGGCGAATCTTGCAGATTTCGAACAggactttaaaaagaaaactggTGACAACAACACTAAGCAACCACCACTAAGTTCTTAA
- the LOC104738539 gene encoding uncharacterized protein LOC104738539: SEAPCPTFPDCGYKQPKSGVVLSCLDCFLKKGSLYRFEYGVSSSIFLSRFRGGTCTTAPSDPFQTVIHRAMHLLQNGFGNYDVFQNNCEDFALYCKTGLLILDKNGVGRSGQASSMLGAPLAALLSSPLTLLIPNPVGVATVTAGVYCMSRYATDIGVRNDVIKVPVEDLALNLGFKTLKRKRKAFDTSVSR, from the coding sequence TCAGAAGCTCCTTGCCCTACATTTCCTGACTGTGGATACAAACAACCAAAGAGTGGAGTAGTACTCTCTTGCCTTGACTGCTTCCTCAAGAAGGGTTCACTCTACCGTTTCGAATATGGAGTCAGCTCTTCGATTTTCCTCTCCAGATTTCGCGGTGGAACTTGCACAACCGCTCCATCTGACCCGTTTCAAACAGTCATCCATAGAGCAATGCACCTTCTCCAAAACGGATTTGGTAACTACGACGTTTTCCAAAATAACTGTGAAGATTTTGCTCTCTACTGCAAAACAGGATTGCTCATTCTGGATAAGAACGGGGTTGGGAGAAGCGGTCAAGCTAGCTCCATGCTGGGCGCTCCTCTAGCTGCACTCCTCTCTTCACCTCTCACATTGTTGATCCCAAATCCTGTTGGTGTTGCAACTGTCACTGCTGGCGTGTATTGTATGAGCAGGTATGCTACTGATATCGGTGTTAGAAACGATGTGATCAAGGTTCCCGTTGAGGATTTGGCTCTGAACCTTGGCTTTAAAACCCtcaagagaaaaaggaaagctTTTGACACTAGCGTCTCCAGGTGA